From one Plantibacter flavus genomic stretch:
- a CDS encoding response regulator transcription factor produces the protein MTEELSERRTAVVIEDDADIRQLLETVLEQAGFETVSAANGLDGVEAVRTHNPLVTTLDVSMPGIDGFEAAKRIRAISSTYIVMLTARGDEIDTLQGLDSGADDYMTKPFRPRELRARIEAMLRRPRANGDAPAVAAVAPAQPAPTAVAPAAAAPAAPAQVATPPLQQQMSSPDPTIVHETVARHVAPVGQSVVPIIMQPVAAAPDDGEGWLVHRGLKLSSATRIVEVDGTEVDLTRSEFDLLQALMESRRRVRSKADLALMLRGESYITAYYVSEADKRAIEVHLANLRRKLADSTVAPRFIETVRGVGYRMTSDD, from the coding sequence CGCGGTCGTCATCGAAGACGACGCGGACATCCGCCAACTGCTCGAGACCGTCCTGGAGCAGGCCGGCTTCGAGACGGTGTCCGCAGCGAACGGTCTCGACGGAGTGGAGGCGGTCCGGACGCACAACCCCCTCGTCACGACCCTCGACGTCAGCATGCCGGGTATCGACGGGTTCGAGGCTGCCAAGCGCATCCGCGCCATCAGTTCCACCTACATCGTCATGCTCACCGCGCGCGGCGACGAGATCGACACCCTGCAGGGCCTCGACTCCGGCGCCGACGACTACATGACCAAGCCGTTCCGTCCGCGCGAGCTCCGTGCCCGCATCGAGGCGATGCTCCGTCGGCCTCGCGCGAACGGGGATGCTCCGGCCGTCGCCGCTGTGGCACCGGCACAACCGGCTCCGACCGCGGTGGCGCCGGCTGCAGCCGCTCCGGCCGCGCCGGCCCAGGTCGCCACGCCGCCGCTGCAGCAGCAGATGTCGTCGCCCGACCCCACGATCGTGCACGAGACCGTCGCGCGTCATGTCGCGCCCGTCGGTCAGTCGGTCGTCCCGATCATCATGCAACCGGTCGCCGCGGCGCCTGACGACGGCGAGGGGTGGCTCGTCCACCGCGGTCTGAAGCTCAGCTCGGCGACCCGCATCGTCGAGGTCGACGGCACCGAAGTGGACCTCACCCGGAGCGAGTTCGACCTGTTGCAGGCACTCATGGAGTCCCGTCGTCGGGTGCGCAGCAAGGCTGATCTCGCGCTCATGCTCCGTGGCGAGAGTTACATCACGGCCTACTACGTCAGCGAAGCCGACAAGCGTGCGATCGAGGTGCATCTCGCCAACCTGCGACGGAAGCTCGCGGACAGCACGGTGGCGCCGCGGTTCATCGAGACGGTGCGCGGCGTCGGCTACCGCATGACCTCCGACGACTGA